One segment of Paraburkholderia caribensis DNA contains the following:
- a CDS encoding choline ABC transporter substrate-binding protein, translating to MNIRWRSSLAKGALMLTACCIALTGSSQAAEPQSCTQVRMADPGWTDIDATNAVTGVLLKALGYQQNVSNLSVPITYQGLKKGQIDVFLGNWMPAQAPLIKPFVDERSIDVLHANLTNAKFTLAVPDYVAAAGVHSFADLVKHADQFNGKIYGIEPGAPANQNIKKMISDKAFGLGDWKIVESSETGMLTQVERAVRDKQWIVFLAWEPHLMNTKFHLTYLSGGDAYFGPNYGGATVNTVTRAGFSSQCTNLARLFQQLTFNVDLENQIITNVLQNKVDINTAASNALKSNPTLLNTWLKGVTTANGSDGLQAVQTQLGIH from the coding sequence CAGCAGAGCCGCAAAGCTGCACGCAGGTCCGCATGGCAGACCCCGGCTGGACGGATATCGATGCGACCAACGCGGTCACGGGCGTGTTGCTGAAGGCGCTCGGCTATCAGCAGAACGTGTCGAATCTGTCGGTGCCGATCACGTATCAGGGCCTGAAAAAAGGACAAATCGACGTGTTTCTCGGCAACTGGATGCCCGCGCAAGCTCCGCTCATCAAGCCGTTCGTCGATGAACGTTCGATCGACGTGCTGCATGCGAATCTGACCAACGCGAAGTTCACGCTTGCCGTTCCCGACTATGTCGCCGCTGCGGGCGTGCATTCGTTTGCCGATCTCGTCAAGCATGCCGACCAGTTCAACGGAAAGATCTATGGCATCGAGCCAGGTGCGCCCGCCAATCAGAACATCAAGAAGATGATTTCCGATAAGGCATTTGGACTTGGCGACTGGAAGATTGTCGAGTCGAGTGAAACGGGAATGTTGACGCAGGTCGAGCGTGCCGTGCGAGACAAGCAATGGATCGTGTTTCTTGCGTGGGAGCCGCATCTGATGAACACGAAATTCCACTTGACCTATTTGTCGGGCGGTGACGCGTATTTCGGTCCGAACTACGGTGGCGCGACGGTGAATACGGTAACGCGCGCCGGTTTTTCCAGTCAATGCACAAATCTCGCCAGGCTCTTTCAGCAATTGACATTCAATGTCGATCTGGAAAACCAGATCATCACGAATGTGCTGCAAAACAAGGTGGATATCAATACCGCGGCGTCGAATGCGTTGAAGAGCAATCCAACTTTGCTGAACACATGGCTCAAAGGCGTGACGACCGCAAATGGGAGCGACGGATTGCAGGCAGTGCAGACACAACTCGGCATTCATTGA